In Notamacropus eugenii isolate mMacEug1 chromosome 1, mMacEug1.pri_v2, whole genome shotgun sequence, one genomic interval encodes:
- the LOC140518948 gene encoding uncharacterized protein, protein MDTAVVCHFRLQLIFMDNKREADRAQGHRAVVSGATFDLSKMRAYKFRGEKTTLSLPSLSSRGRCSPRTRFGACADRAEVTPWLGVIKPLRGPVLPFAAAVMEPLPVSRLSSPAAPPRRLDPP, encoded by the coding sequence AtggatactgcagtggtttgccatttccgtctccagctcatttttatggaTAACAAAAGAGAGGCAGACAGGGCGCAGGGTCATAGGGCAGTCGTGTCTGGGGCCACATTTGATCTCAGCAAGATGCGCGCCTACAAGTTTAGGGGAGAGAAAACAACCTTGTCCCTCCCGTCCTTGTCCAGCAGAGGACGCTGTAGCCCACGTACCCGTTTTGGCGCCTGCGCAGACAGGGCGGAAGTGACGCCATGGCTTGGCGTTATAAAGCCTCTGCGGGGCCCCGTTCTTCCTTTCGCAGCGGCCGTCATGGAGCCCCTTCCTGTCTCTCGCCTGTCGTCCCCAGCCGCGCCTCCCCGGCGGCTTGACCCTCCCTGA